Proteins encoded in a region of the Inquilinus sp. KBS0705 genome:
- a CDS encoding RNA-binding protein, protein MSIFYTSRYCSWSKFAIAGVLIAQLFACTNKKPSTEAEPANTLFKLLPAEQTHVDFANTLTEGLNTNVLMYEYFYNGGGVAIGDVNGDGKQDMYFTGNMTDNKLYVNKGNMQFEDITNVAGVAGRPGPWKTGVTMADVNGDGKVDIYVCYSGKIGPDKRKNQLFINQGNDTNGVPVFKDEAADFGLDFPSFTTQAYFFDYDRDGDLDMLMVNHNPQRISSLDDISVSALMKHTDQEAGIRILRNDNNHFSDVTAASGLINTSLSYGLGAGIADVNSDGWPDIYISNDYNVPDRLYINKGNGKFVDELQSSIGHTSFYSMGNDVADINNDLKPDIYTLDMLPEDNRRQKLLFGADNYESFNLNLRVGFYYQYMRNMLHINNGDGTFSEIGQLSGISNTDWSWAPLFADYDNDGWKDLFVSNGYTRDYTNMDFLKYMGDNLRDRRVMRQDLLNIVNQMPSSDVQSYFFHNNGDLTFTNTSALWGINQPSNSNGAAYADLDNDGDVDLVVNNINKPAFIYENESNKQSKNHYLQVDLKGNKGNTQGVGAKVILYAGDKKQYLEQMPTRGFQSNVSPVLHFGLGDKKTVDSLLIIWQSGKTEIRKNLPADKTIAINENEAKEKAIIAARPKPLFTEVKSPINFREKNNTINDFKRQPLLTNPLSFSGPCMAKADVNGDGLEDIYIGGASGQEGALYLQQTNGTFTVKITPAFIVDKGYNNAGAAFFDANGDNKPDLYVCSGGYGNINPDDPMLQDRLYLNDGKGNFTKAINALPKMLSSKSCVKAADINGDGHQDLFVGGRVIPGRYPETPDSYILINDGKGHFADETAKYNAAIKNIGMVTDAAWADMNNDNKPDLIVAGEWMPITVFINTNGKLIDKTADYFDKKYSGWWNTLKVADVNKDGHPDIIAGNLGLNTQCRVSDTEPAEMYYKDFDDNGSVDPILCFYIQHKSYPYITRDELLDQMSIMRGRFPDYKSYADITIDKLFTTEEMKGAKLLTANYLSTACFISNAKGKLSPTNLPLQAQYTPVFNITTLDYDHDGHEDLLLCGNITHERLKFGKYDASYGVLLKGDGKGHYTYIPQLQSGFKITGDVRSVVQVNDVLLFGINQSMVKAYKLNYK, encoded by the coding sequence ATGAGCATCTTTTATACTTCCCGTTATTGTAGTTGGAGCAAGTTTGCTATAGCCGGTGTGTTAATTGCACAGCTATTTGCGTGTACTAATAAAAAGCCATCAACCGAGGCTGAGCCTGCAAATACATTATTTAAGCTTTTACCCGCAGAACAAACCCATGTAGATTTTGCAAACACTTTAACCGAAGGTTTAAATACCAATGTGTTGATGTACGAATACTTTTACAACGGGGGCGGTGTAGCCATTGGCGATGTAAACGGCGATGGCAAGCAGGACATGTATTTTACCGGGAATATGACCGACAACAAATTGTATGTAAACAAAGGCAACATGCAATTTGAAGACATAACCAATGTTGCAGGGGTAGCCGGCCGGCCGGGTCCCTGGAAAACAGGAGTGACCATGGCCGATGTAAACGGCGATGGCAAGGTTGATATTTATGTTTGCTACTCGGGCAAAATTGGCCCTGATAAACGCAAGAACCAATTATTTATCAACCAGGGTAACGATACCAATGGCGTGCCGGTTTTTAAGGACGAAGCAGCAGACTTTGGCTTAGATTTTCCATCGTTTACCACACAGGCTTACTTTTTTGATTACGACCGCGACGGCGATTTAGATATGCTGATGGTGAACCATAATCCGCAACGCATAAGTAGTTTGGATGATATATCTGTAAGTGCCCTGATGAAACACACCGATCAGGAAGCCGGGATACGCATATTACGAAACGACAATAACCATTTCTCAGATGTTACAGCAGCATCAGGCTTAATAAATACATCACTATCTTACGGTTTAGGTGCCGGTATTGCTGATGTGAATAGCGACGGCTGGCCGGATATTTACATATCTAATGATTACAATGTGCCCGACAGGCTATACATTAATAAAGGCAACGGCAAATTTGTTGATGAGCTGCAAAGCAGTATCGGGCATACTTCATTCTACTCTATGGGAAATGATGTTGCAGATATTAATAACGACCTGAAGCCGGATATCTACACCCTCGATATGTTGCCAGAAGACAACCGCCGGCAAAAATTGCTTTTTGGGGCCGACAATTATGAATCGTTTAACTTAAACCTTAGGGTTGGGTTTTATTATCAATACATGCGCAATATGCTCCATATAAATAATGGGGATGGTACATTTAGCGAGATTGGGCAACTATCGGGCATATCAAATACCGATTGGAGCTGGGCCCCTTTATTTGCCGACTACGATAACGACGGCTGGAAAGACCTGTTTGTAAGTAACGGCTACACCCGCGATTATACTAACATGGATTTTTTAAAATACATGGGCGACAACCTGCGGGATAGAAGGGTGATGCGACAAGACCTGTTAAACATAGTAAACCAAATGCCATCATCTGATGTGCAGAGCTACTTTTTTCACAACAACGGCGACCTCACATTTACCAACACCAGTGCCTTATGGGGTATTAATCAGCCATCAAACAGCAATGGCGCGGCATATGCCGATCTGGATAACGACGGCGATGTTGACCTGGTGGTGAACAACATTAATAAACCGGCTTTTATTTATGAAAACGAGTCAAATAAACAAAGCAAAAATCACTATTTACAGGTAGATCTAAAGGGCAATAAAGGCAATACACAAGGTGTAGGCGCAAAGGTAATTTTATATGCCGGCGATAAAAAACAATATTTAGAGCAGATGCCAACAAGGGGATTTCAATCGAATGTATCGCCGGTTTTGCATTTTGGTTTAGGCGATAAAAAAACGGTTGATTCTTTATTAATAATATGGCAAAGCGGCAAAACAGAAATACGTAAAAATTTACCTGCCGATAAAACCATAGCCATTAACGAGAATGAAGCAAAAGAGAAAGCCATAATAGCTGCTCGCCCTAAGCCACTGTTCACAGAAGTAAAATCACCAATTAATTTTAGAGAGAAGAACAATACCATTAACGATTTTAAACGCCAGCCTCTGCTAACTAACCCGCTATCATTCTCGGGCCCATGTATGGCTAAGGCAGATGTAAACGGCGATGGATTGGAAGATATTTATATTGGTGGCGCAAGTGGGCAGGAGGGAGCACTTTATCTGCAACAAACGAATGGCACTTTTACAGTAAAAATAACACCTGCATTTATAGTAGATAAAGGGTATAACAATGCCGGTGCCGCTTTTTTTGATGCCAATGGCGATAATAAACCTGATCTGTATGTTTGCTCGGGCGGATACGGAAATATCAACCCTGACGACCCAATGCTGCAAGACCGGCTTTATTTAAACGACGGTAAGGGTAACTTTACCAAAGCTATTAACGCATTGCCAAAAATGCTAAGCAGCAAAAGCTGTGTTAAAGCGGCCGATATTAATGGCGATGGCCATCAGGACCTGTTTGTTGGTGGTAGGGTAATACCCGGCCGGTACCCCGAAACACCCGATAGTTACATATTAATAAATGATGGAAAAGGCCATTTTGCCGACGAAACCGCAAAATACAATGCCGCAATAAAAAACATAGGGATGGTTACCGATGCTGCTTGGGCAGATATGAATAACGATAACAAACCCGACCTGATAGTTGCAGGCGAATGGATGCCAATAACCGTTTTTATTAATACTAACGGAAAGCTTATTGATAAAACGGCTGACTATTTTGATAAAAAGTATTCGGGTTGGTGGAATACACTAAAGGTAGCGGACGTAAATAAAGACGGCCATCCGGATATTATTGCCGGTAATTTGGGGCTAAATACACAATGCAGAGTGTCTGATACCGAACCGGCTGAAATGTATTATAAAGACTTTGATGATAATGGCTCGGTCGACCCCATTTTATGCTTTTATATTCAGCATAAAAGTTACCCGTACATTACCAGGGACGAGCTGCTGGACCAAATGAGTATAATGCGTGGCCGTTTCCCTGATTATAAGAGTTATGCCGATATTACCATAGATAAGCTGTTTACAACCGAAGAAATGAAGGGCGCTAAACTGTTAACCGCTAATTATTTATCAACAGCGTGTTTTATAAGTAACGCTAAAGGGAAGCTAAGCCCAACCAATTTACCGTTACAAGCGCAATATACACCTGTGTTTAACATCACCACCTTAGATTATGACCACGATGGGCACGAAGACCTATTGTTATGCGGTAACATTACCCACGAGCGATTGAAATTTGGAAAGTATGATGCCAGCTACGGAGTATTATTAAAAGGCGACGGTAAGGGCCATTATACTTACATCCCCCAATTACAATCGGGCTTTAAAATTACGGGCGATGTACGCAGCGTTGTGCAGGTTAATGATGTTTTGCTATTTGGTATAAACCAAAGCATGGTAAAGGCTTATAAATTAAATTACAAATGA
- a CDS encoding RagB/SusD family nutrient uptake outer membrane protein, translating into MKHIYNKYRSFFLLALLVAGISSCKKDSALDVPPKGFLTNESTFSSQSNADLFVNDIYNQLPDVNNDYQLTEQYADNSFCGAAWENGQATVRAGSIGPSNVPTGPGGMWDWEGNFGKIRKCNLFLKEAAANKANFTDDWYKQRVAEVTFMRAYFYSLLFTAYGGVPIIKEPLDNASGADIFVARATIDETVAFIEADCDAAAAVLPAKATESGRASKGSALALKGWVELFAASPLVNTGGDASKWSKAAATNKQVMDLGTYSLFNASPTAYADQFLSANNWNVETIFARGYATGPAKGSHREGYLGPVYVNGVQQSWGNLSPTQGLVDDYSMDNGLPITDPASGYNPQKPYEKREQRFYQSILYDGASWQGDIFKSRIGGSNQIDLGSSSDISNTGYNARKTLDESITGQTSINLAPSFANYIIFRYAEILLSYAEAQNEAVGPDNTVYDAVNKVRARSSLPAVKPGLSKDQMRDYIHRERRIELAFEDKRWFDIRRWKITTGANGVLTSPEYGMKIEAGAGGALTYTPVKIFTNTFFERQNWMPIPQGEIDKNPKLKQNPGY; encoded by the coding sequence ATGAAACATATATATAATAAGTACAGATCGTTCTTTTTGCTGGCTTTACTTGTGGCAGGTATAAGTTCATGTAAAAAAGATTCGGCGTTGGATGTACCACCTAAGGGTTTTTTAACTAACGAAAGTACATTCAGTTCGCAAAGTAACGCCGACCTTTTTGTAAATGATATTTACAATCAGTTACCGGATGTTAATAACGACTATCAGCTAACCGAACAGTATGCCGATAACAGCTTTTGCGGTGCCGCCTGGGAAAATGGGCAAGCCACAGTAAGGGCTGGTTCAATAGGGCCAAGCAATGTACCTACCGGCCCTGGTGGCATGTGGGATTGGGAAGGTAACTTTGGGAAAATAAGAAAGTGTAACCTTTTCCTTAAAGAAGCCGCTGCAAACAAAGCTAATTTTACCGACGATTGGTATAAGCAGCGTGTAGCCGAGGTTACATTCATGCGCGCTTATTTCTATTCGTTATTATTTACCGCTTATGGTGGTGTACCTATCATCAAGGAACCATTAGACAACGCATCGGGTGCCGATATTTTTGTTGCCCGCGCTACAATTGATGAAACTGTTGCATTTATTGAGGCTGATTGTGACGCTGCAGCTGCGGTATTACCGGCAAAAGCAACAGAAAGTGGCCGTGCTTCAAAAGGATCTGCTTTGGCGCTAAAAGGCTGGGTTGAGCTGTTTGCTGCAAGTCCGCTGGTTAATACCGGCGGCGATGCATCAAAATGGTCTAAAGCTGCTGCTACCAACAAACAGGTAATGGACCTGGGCACTTACAGCCTTTTCAATGCGTCACCTACTGCTTATGCCGATCAGTTTTTAAGTGCCAACAACTGGAATGTTGAAACCATATTTGCCCGCGGTTATGCTACAGGCCCTGCAAAGGGTAGTCACCGCGAGGGATATTTAGGCCCGGTATATGTAAATGGTGTTCAGCAATCATGGGGTAACTTATCACCTACACAAGGCTTGGTTGATGATTACTCGATGGATAACGGTTTACCTATTACTGACCCTGCATCAGGCTATAATCCTCAAAAGCCATATGAAAAACGCGAGCAACGCTTTTATCAGTCTATCTTATATGATGGTGCATCATGGCAAGGTGATATCTTTAAATCGAGAATTGGTGGAAGCAACCAGATCGATTTAGGTTCATCAAGCGATATTAGTAATACTGGTTACAACGCCCGTAAAACACTGGATGAGTCGATAACAGGGCAAACCAGTATAAACCTTGCGCCAAGCTTTGCAAACTATATCATATTCCGTTATGCCGAGATACTGTTAAGTTATGCAGAAGCGCAGAATGAAGCTGTAGGGCCGGATAATACAGTATATGATGCTGTAAATAAAGTACGTGCCCGTTCATCGTTACCGGCAGTTAAACCGGGACTATCAAAAGACCAAATGCGCGATTACATACACCGCGAACGCCGTATTGAACTGGCATTTGAAGATAAGCGATGGTTTGATATCCGACGCTGGAAAATAACAACCGGAGCAAACGGCGTGTTAACGTCACCGGAATATGGTATGAAGATAGAAGCCGGAGCCGGTGGGGCATTAACCTACACGCCTGTTAAGATATTTACAAATACCTTTTTTGAGCGACAGAACTGGATGCCTATACCACAAGGTGAGATTGATAAAAATCCAAAGTTGAAACAAAACCCGGGTTATTAA
- a CDS encoding TonB-dependent receptor yields MFLLSNITYAGNKTNLFLLDVNKSKKDLKNTPPINVKGKIIDKVTGETIIGASVLIKGTSQGTVTDVNGAFTLSVEENAVLVITYIGYETIEVPVNGQSNILVRLQTSGKNLNEVIVVGYGTQKKTSTTAAVSTIKTNEIAKKPVVNLTNSLVGRASGLIITQASGEPGYDGSNIQIRGIGSTGGSSPLLIVDGVPRDFSRLDPNTVENISILKDAAAVAPYGVAGANGVILVTTKRGKTGKPVLTYNGYFGIQNPTKVPTFIGSYEYALLRNEANANDGQPAAYTADDIQKFKDHSDPDGHADGHPLQDIIMKNRPITYHNVTLSGGTDDIKYFASLGYTHQDGMWSTTFLDKYNGSLSLTAKATKTTTVALSVNSYVEDQHFPSQSAGTIIGQAQRQAPTTPVYYSNGLWSGYIGQSLIGEIYHSGYQLNENTAVLSQFSIDQRLPIQGLSLKGVISYDNGPDPLFTGNITSVQRTYTTPIPFYNVDVTTNPYTYKAGVQGNSKATFSQSYSQNHSLTLQGLLTYQRSFGKSDINALAVVESRDVKYQTFGATKFNYNLDIDELNYGGPAAADATNYGYSNGQKQIGYVYRVGYAYDNKYLLEAAGRYDGSYLFAPGQRFGFFPAFSAGWRLSEEKFIKDNLTWIDNLKIRASWGQSGAYPRSGGSILTYQYLSPYNPYANSAVLGGSATQGINEALQGNPNITWERANKTDVGFEATLWKGALSIEADYFYEKRSNMLVGIGNTLPGEYGIGTGLVNGGIMSNHGIELTLQSGHSFNKDLRLDVTGTFTFARNKLLQVYETSATANNPNRRQTGRPINTPFGYQALGYFKAADFNADGSLKAGIPVPSFGPVSAGDIQYADLSGPDGKPDGKIDANDQTVIGHPNTPEIIYGLEPRLSYKNFDLDILIQGSGNSSIGINNYFAFPFNASGSVSQLVYDDHWTPATPNALYPRVTGTPTSNNTQFSSWFMRNDAYIRLKSFELGYTFSNKVLHNKIQSVRLYVAGQNVINLLPNVREIIDPENSGSNTNYYQQRVFSVGLNATF; encoded by the coding sequence ATGTTTTTATTATCCAACATAACCTATGCTGGTAATAAAACGAATTTATTCTTGCTCGATGTAAATAAATCTAAAAAAGATTTAAAAAACACACCTCCAATTAACGTCAAAGGTAAGATCATCGATAAAGTAACCGGCGAAACAATTATTGGTGCTTCAGTTTTAATTAAGGGCACAAGCCAGGGTACAGTTACTGATGTAAACGGTGCTTTTACACTTTCGGTAGAAGAGAACGCGGTATTAGTAATTACTTATATTGGTTACGAAACCATTGAAGTGCCGGTAAATGGACAAAGCAATATTTTGGTAAGGCTGCAAACAAGTGGCAAAAACCTAAACGAGGTTATCGTAGTAGGTTATGGTACCCAAAAGAAAACCTCAACCACTGCCGCAGTATCAACTATTAAAACCAACGAAATTGCTAAAAAACCGGTTGTTAACTTAACCAACAGTTTGGTTGGCCGTGCATCGGGTTTAATAATTACACAAGCTAGCGGCGAGCCTGGTTATGATGGTTCTAACATCCAAATAAGGGGTATCGGTTCTACAGGTGGTAGTTCTCCGTTGCTTATTGTAGATGGTGTGCCACGCGACTTTAGCAGGCTTGACCCGAATACTGTAGAAAACATCTCGATACTAAAAGATGCAGCGGCTGTTGCACCATATGGTGTTGCCGGTGCAAACGGTGTTATTTTGGTTACCACAAAAAGAGGTAAAACCGGCAAACCGGTACTTACTTATAACGGTTATTTTGGTATACAAAACCCTACAAAAGTACCCACATTTATAGGGTCGTACGAATATGCTTTGCTGCGCAACGAAGCCAATGCAAACGACGGGCAGCCAGCTGCATACACTGCAGATGACATACAGAAATTTAAAGATCATTCCGATCCTGATGGCCATGCTGATGGGCATCCGTTGCAGGATATCATCATGAAAAACAGGCCTATAACCTACCATAACGTAACACTATCGGGCGGTACTGATGATATTAAATATTTTGCATCATTAGGATATACCCACCAGGATGGTATGTGGAGCACCACATTTTTAGATAAATATAACGGGTCGTTAAGCTTAACTGCTAAAGCAACAAAAACCACAACAGTGGCTTTGTCTGTTAACAGTTATGTAGAAGATCAGCACTTCCCGTCACAAAGTGCCGGAACAATTATTGGCCAGGCACAACGCCAGGCGCCAACAACACCTGTTTATTACAGCAATGGTCTATGGTCTGGCTACATTGGGCAGTCGTTAATAGGCGAAATATACCATAGCGGTTATCAATTAAACGAAAATACCGCTGTATTATCGCAGTTTTCTATCGACCAAAGATTGCCTATTCAAGGTTTAAGTTTAAAAGGTGTTATTAGTTATGATAACGGCCCAGATCCGTTATTTACAGGCAACATTACCTCTGTACAACGCACCTATACAACCCCTATACCTTTTTATAATGTTGATGTTACCACAAACCCATATACTTATAAAGCGGGCGTACAGGGTAACTCAAAGGCTACCTTTAGCCAAAGCTATAGCCAAAACCATTCATTAACATTGCAGGGTTTATTAACTTACCAACGCAGTTTTGGTAAAAGTGATATTAATGCACTGGCTGTAGTAGAAAGCCGCGATGTTAAATACCAAACGTTTGGGGCAACCAAGTTTAACTATAACTTAGATATTGATGAGTTAAACTATGGTGGCCCGGCAGCAGCTGATGCAACAAACTACGGCTATTCAAACGGCCAAAAGCAAATAGGCTATGTATACAGGGTAGGCTATGCTTACGATAATAAATATTTGCTTGAAGCTGCAGGTAGATATGACGGAAGCTATTTGTTTGCTCCTGGTCAAAGATTTGGTTTCTTCCCTGCATTTTCTGCCGGCTGGCGTTTATCAGAAGAGAAGTTTATCAAGGATAACCTTACCTGGATCGACAACTTAAAAATCAGAGCTTCATGGGGCCAATCAGGTGCTTATCCAAGGTCAGGTGGTTCAATCCTTACTTACCAATACTTAAGCCCATATAATCCTTATGCAAACTCAGCTGTATTAGGGGGTAGTGCAACACAAGGTATTAACGAAGCATTGCAAGGTAACCCTAATATTACCTGGGAAAGAGCCAATAAAACCGACGTAGGTTTTGAAGCTACCTTATGGAAAGGTGCTTTAAGCATTGAAGCCGATTATTTTTATGAAAAAAGGTCGAATATGTTGGTTGGCATTGGTAACACCCTGCCTGGCGAATACGGTATTGGTACCGGTTTGGTAAACGGTGGTATTATGAGTAACCATGGTATAGAGCTAACCCTGCAAAGCGGCCATAGCTTTAATAAAGACCTTAGGTTAGATGTAACAGGTACATTTACTTTTGCCCGTAACAAACTATTACAGGTTTACGAAACCAGTGCAACTGCAAACAACCCTAACAGGCGCCAAACCGGAAGGCCTATAAATACGCCATTTGGCTACCAGGCCCTGGGCTATTTTAAAGCTGCCGATTTTAACGCCGATGGTTCGCTTAAAGCGGGTATACCAGTTCCTTCATTTGGTCCGGTATCGGCAGGTGATATACAATATGCCGACTTAAGCGGCCCTGATGGTAAACCTGATGGTAAAATAGATGCTAATGACCAAACCGTTATCGGGCACCCTAACACGCCTGAAATAATTTACGGTTTAGAGCCACGCCTATCTTACAAAAACTTCGACCTGGACATTTTGATACAAGGGTCGGGTAATAGCAGTATAGGTATCAATAACTATTTTGCATTCCCTTTTAATGCATCAGGTTCGGTATCGCAACTAGTATATGATGATCACTGGACACCTGCAACACCAAATGCTTTATACCCAAGGGTAACAGGTACGCCAACTTCAAATAACACACAGTTTTCTTCGTGGTTTATGCGAAATGATGCCTATATCCGCCTAAAAAGCTTTGAATTAGGGTATACTTTCTCAAACAAGGTTTTACATAATAAAATACAATCAGTTAGGCTATATGTTGCCGGGCAAAACGTAATAAACCTTTTGCCTAATGTGAGAGAAATAATTGATCCTGAAAACAGTGGCAGTAATACTAACTATTACCAGCAGCGTGTATTTTCAGTGGGTCTTAATGCTACATTTTAA
- a CDS encoding glycoside hydrolase family 16 protein produces MHIKYLLAAVLILEFIQPVKAQINDTTGNYKLVWADEFNSEGPVNPKDWTFEQGFQRNHEIQWYQQHNALCHNGILVIQAQKVHLPNPNYKAGSEDWKNNRQFIEYTSSSLNTSGLHSWQYGRFVMRARIDTDAGLWPAFWTLGDKGEWPSNGEIDIMEYYQGRLLANIACGTNTAFKAQWFSTRKPITEFNDANWSKKFHTWRMDWDEQSISLYVDDLLLNKVALNDLFNKDGSNINPFKQPHYILLDLALGGDNGGDPATTIFPKKFEIDYVRVYQK; encoded by the coding sequence ATGCACATTAAATATTTATTAGCGGCAGTTTTAATTTTAGAATTTATACAACCTGTTAAAGCACAAATAAACGATACTACAGGTAATTACAAATTGGTTTGGGCTGATGAATTTAACAGCGAAGGCCCGGTTAACCCAAAAGACTGGACCTTTGAACAAGGTTTTCAGCGAAACCACGAAATACAGTGGTACCAGCAACATAATGCACTTTGCCATAACGGTATACTGGTAATACAAGCCCAAAAAGTGCATTTGCCAAATCCAAATTATAAAGCAGGGAGCGAAGATTGGAAGAATAACCGGCAATTTATTGAATATACATCGTCCAGCTTAAATACCTCGGGCCTTCATAGCTGGCAATACGGCAGGTTTGTAATGCGCGCACGTATAGATACAGATGCCGGCTTATGGCCCGCTTTCTGGACACTTGGTGACAAGGGAGAATGGCCATCAAACGGCGAAATTGACATAATGGAATATTACCAGGGGAGACTTTTGGCAAACATAGCCTGCGGCACAAATACAGCGTTTAAAGCGCAGTGGTTTAGCACACGCAAACCCATTACAGAATTTAACGATGCAAACTGGAGCAAAAAGTTCCATACCTGGCGAATGGACTGGGATGAACAAAGTATCAGTTTGTATGTAGATGACCTGTTGCTAAACAAGGTAGCTTTAAATGACCTTTTTAATAAGGATGGGAGTAACATTAACCCATTTAAACAACCCCACTACATTTTGTTAGACCTTGCCTTAGGCGGCGACAATGGGGGAGACCCGGCAACTACAATATTCCCCAAAAAGTTTGAAATAGATTACGTTCGCGTTTATCAAAAATAA
- a CDS encoding family 43 glycosylhydrolase, translating to MYLKNTRLSISIIGIILFFCVGSYAQDAVKATKFTPGKLWLDNNGVHINAHGGGMLFYKGIYYWFGEHKIEGEAGNRAMVGVHCYSSKDLYNWKDAGIALPVSADSTSDIAKGCILERPKVVYNAKTKKFVMWFHLELRGQGYNAARTGLAVSDKVTGPYMFVKSYRPNKGFMPYYPAGSGKEDTIDCDKPKNKSEGFFCRDLPGGQMARDMNVFVDDDGKAYHIFSAEENYTLDIAELNEDYTAHTGKFTRVYAGHQTEAPAIFKRNGVYYLIGSGTTGWDPNPARWFSAKSIWGPWTYNGNPCVGTNADITFGGQSTYVLPIAGKKDAFIFMADKWSPKNAIDGQYLWLPINFKGNDIEIGWQTNWSLDVFN from the coding sequence ATGTATCTTAAAAACACCCGTCTTTCAATTTCAATTATTGGTATCATTTTATTCTTTTGTGTAGGTAGCTATGCCCAAGATGCAGTTAAAGCCACAAAGTTTACACCTGGTAAGTTATGGCTCGACAATAATGGCGTACACATTAATGCCCATGGCGGGGGAATGCTTTTTTACAAGGGCATTTACTATTGGTTTGGCGAACATAAAATTGAGGGAGAGGCCGGTAATCGTGCAATGGTTGGTGTACATTGCTATTCGTCTAAAGATCTTTATAACTGGAAGGATGCCGGTATAGCCTTACCCGTATCAGCAGATAGTACCAGCGATATTGCTAAGGGTTGTATATTGGAACGCCCCAAGGTAGTGTATAATGCTAAAACTAAAAAGTTTGTAATGTGGTTCCATTTAGAACTGCGCGGGCAGGGTTATAACGCTGCTCGTACGGGTTTGGCTGTAAGCGATAAAGTGACAGGGCCATATATGTTTGTGAAGAGCTACAGGCCCAATAAGGGCTTTATGCCTTATTATCCGGCTGGTTCGGGCAAAGAGGATACCATAGATTGCGACAAACCCAAAAACAAAAGCGAAGGTTTCTTTTGTCGCGATTTACCCGGCGGGCAAATGGCCCGTGACATGAATGTATTTGTGGACGATGATGGCAAGGCTTACCATATATTTTCGGCCGAAGAGAATTATACATTAGATATAGCCGAACTTAATGAGGATTATACAGCGCATACAGGCAAGTTCACCCGCGTATATGCAGGTCATCAAACCGAGGCCCCTGCAATATTTAAGCGTAATGGTGTATATTACTTAATAGGTTCGGGTACTACAGGATGGGACCCCAACCCGGCGCGTTGGTTCTCTGCTAAGTCGATCTGGGGCCCGTGGACATATAATGGCAACCCATGTGTGGGCACAAATGCTGATATAACGTTTGGCGGGCAAAGCACATATGTACTACCGATTGCAGGTAAAAAGGATGCGTTTATTTTTATGGCCGATAAATGGTCACCAAAAAATGCTATCGATGGCCAGTATTTATGGTTACCTATCAACTTTAAAGGTAATGATATTGAAATTGGCTGGCAAACTAATTGGAGCTTAGATGTGTTTAATTGA